Proteins found in one Triticum aestivum cultivar Chinese Spring chromosome 4D, IWGSC CS RefSeq v2.1, whole genome shotgun sequence genomic segment:
- the LOC123095833 gene encoding DELLA protein RHT-1: MKREYQDAGGSGGGGGGMGSSEDKMMVSAAAGEGEEVDELLAALGYKVRASDMADVAQKLEQLEMAMGMGGVGAGAAPDDSFATHLATDTVHYNPTDLSSWVESMLSELNAPPPPLPPAPQLNASTSSTVTGSGGYFDLPPSVDSSSSIYALRPIPSPAGATAPADLSADSVRDPKRMRTGGSSTSSSSSSSSSLGGGARSSVVEAAPPVAAAANATPALPVVVVDTQEAGIRLVHALLACAEAVQQENLSAAEALVKQIPLLAASQGGAMRKVAAYFGEALARRVFRFRPQPDSSLLDAAFADLLHAHFYESCPYLKFAHFTANQAILEAFAGCRRVHVVDFGIKQGMQWPALLQALALRPGGPPSFRLTGVGPPQPDETDALQQVGWKLAQFAHTIRVDFQYRGLVAATLADLEPFMLQPEGEEDPNEEPEVIAVNSVFEMHRLLAQPGALEKVLGTVRAVRPRIVTVVEQEANHNSGTFLDRFTESLHYYSTMFDSLEGGSSGGGPSEVSSGAAAAPAAAGTDQVMSEVYLGRQICNVVACEGAERTERHETLGQWRNRLGNAGFETVHLGSNAYKQASTLLALFAGGDGYKVEEKEGCLTLGWHTRPLIATSAWRLAGP, from the coding sequence ATGAAGCGGGAGTACCAGGACGCcggagggagcggcggcggcggtggcggcatgggCTCGTCCGAGGACAAGATgatggtgtcggcggcggcgggggagggggaggaggtggaCGAGCTGCTGGCGGCGCTCGGGTACAAGGTGCGCGCCTCCGACATGGCGGACGTGGCGCAGAAGCTGGAGCAGCTCGAGATGGCCATGGGGATGGGCGGCGTGGGCGCCGGCGCCGCCCCCGACGACAGCTTCGCCACCCACCTCGCCACGGACACCGTGCACTACAACCCCACCGACCTGTCGTCTTGGGTCGAGAGCATGCTGTCGGAGCtcaacgcgccgccgccgcccctcccgcccGCCCCGCAGCTcaacgcctccacctcctccaccgtCACGGGCAGCGGCGGCTACTTCGATCTCCCGCCCTCCGTCGACTCCTCCAGCAGCATCTACGCGCTGCGGCCGATCCCCTCCCCGGCCGGCGCGACGGCGCCGGCCGACCTGTCCGCCGACTCCGTGCGGGATCCCAAGCGGATGCGCACTGGCGGGAGCAGCAcctcgtcgtcatcctcctcctcgtcgtctctcGGTGGGGGCGCCAGGAGCTCTGTGGTGGAGGCTGCCCCGCCGGTCGCGGCCGCGGCCAACGCGACGCCCGCGCTGCCGGTCGTCGTGGTCGACACGCAGGAGGCCGGGATTCGGCTGGTGCACGCGCTGCTGGCGTGCGCGGAGGCCGTGCAGCAGGAGAACCTCTCCGCCGCGGAGGCGCTGGTGAAGCAGATACCCTTGCTGGCCGCGTCCCAGGGCGGCGCGATGCGCAAGGTCGCCGCCTACTTCGGCGAGGCCCTCGCCCGCCGCGTCTTCCGCTTCCGCCCGCAGCCGGACAGCTCCCTCCTCGACGCCGCCTTCGCCGACCTCCTCCACGCGCACTTCTACGAGTCCTGCCCCTACCTCAAGTTCGCGCACTTCACCGCCAACCAGGCCATCCTGGAGGCGTTCGCCGGCTGCCGCCGCGTGCACGTCGTCGACTTCGGCATCAAGCAGGGGATGCAGTGGCCCGCACTTCTCCAGGCCCTCGCCCTCCGTCCCGGCGGCCCTCCCTCGTTCCGCCTCACCGGCGTCGGCCCCCCGCAGCCGGACGAGACCGACGCCCTGCAGCAGGTGGGCTGGAAGCTCGCCCAGTTCGCGCACACCATCCGCGTCGACTTCCAGTACCGCGGCCTCGTCGCCGCCACGCTCGCGGACCTGGAGCCGTTCATGCTGCAGCCGGAGGGCGAGGAGGACCCGAACGAGGAGCCCGAGGTAATCGCCGTCAACTCAGTCTTCGAGATGCACCGGCTGCTCGCGCAGCCCGGCGCCCTGGAGAAGGTCCTGGGCACCGTGCGCGCCGTGCGGCCCAGGATCGTCACCGTGGTGGAGCAGGAGGCGAATCACAACTCCGGCACATTCCTGGACCGCTTCACCGAGTCTCTGCACTACTACTCCACCATGTTCGATTCCCTCGAGGGCGGCAGCTCCGGCGGCGGCCCATCCGAAGTCTCATCGGGGGCTGCTGCTGCTCCTGCCGCCGCCGGCACGGACCAGGTCATGTCCGAGGTGTACCTCGGCCGGCAGATCTGCAACGTGGTGGCCTGCGAGGGGGCGGAGCGCACAGAGCGCCACGAGACGCTGGGCCAGTGGCGGAACCGGCTGGGCAACGCCGGGTTCGAGACCGTCCACCTGGGCTCCAATGCCTACAAGCAGGCGAGCACGCTGCTGGCGCTCTTCGCCGGCGGCGACGGCtacaaggtggaggagaaggaaggcTGCCTGACGCTGGGGTGGCACACGCGCCCGCTGATCGCCACCTCGGCATGGCGCCTGGCCGGGCCGTGA